TGTTTTAAGCTGTTTCTCTTTCACATTGCAGGCAACAAGGTGAACAACATCGATGTTGTTTACACTCCATGGGCCAATTTGAAGAAAACTGCTTCCATGGATGTTGGCCAAGTCGGCTTCCACAATTCAAAGAtggtgatttattttgttttgtagttTATGTTCACAACTTGCTAGAACAATAATTATCATGCTCGTGAATGATATATGTTTCTCTGGTTTTGGATATACTCAATCTAGGTTCGAACTGTGAGAGTGGAAAAGCGGATAAATGAGATAGTTAATAGATTGAACAAAACAAAGGTGGAAAGAAAGCCTGATTTGAAAGGTAAGCCTTTGATCTCACCTATCATTTAGTTTAGTACAAAACTATTGAGTGGAAAATGGAAGGCAGGGAAGTTTAAAATTCTCTTCTTAGGTCTTATTTGAAGCACAGAACCCAAAGTACTGAGTGGTTTAGTATTTCCAGTTGCAATGATTTCTGTTCTATTGCGTAGTTGTTGAGTTCTATAAATTCTTCTTGTCTGCCTTGATGATGCTTATAGTTACGTATTACCATGTATCATTGCAGCCGAGAGAGAAGCAGTCAATGCAGCAGAAAGAGCAGAGAGAAAGCTTCATCTGAGAGATAAAGTGAGTTCTATCGAATCCCATGTGGccaattttaaatcattaagTCAAGTGGTTTGGAGTTGTAACATTGAACAATACATGATGAAAATACATCTATTTGGAATCTCATCTGGGTTTTTTCACTCTAACTTGGAAGATAGGATAGTTTTCTTTCTCCTTGGCCTCCTCCTCCCTTTTCATATCATCCTTTTGTTCTTATTGGATATGATTTAACTGGGAAGTTCAACTGACCTTGTTGCTCCTCTAGTCTCCATAAGATTTGGACTATTCCTAGGTCCTCAAGCGGCTGTCTTTTAGTGGCAGTAGTTTATCATGGTTGAGATTATTAAGACTGCATTTGAATTTCGAGATGTGAAATGTCAGTTTGGGCATGCTTAGTTAGTGGTTAAAACATACTGAGTACTCTTCCATTTAATTTCCTTTGGAAAGAACAGattccttttgctttctttttgcaGCACCAGGACAGTTCTCAGATATTTTGATACTCAATTTTTTAGTGATGAtgtgattgaaataaaaaaactccaatACAGTTTATCTAAACACATTGCAAGAAATATTGCACATGCTTCCAATGATCTCAAACATTGTGGAAACTCTTAAAACCTTCTCCTAGCATCATCACTTGCAACCTGTTGCATATTTATAGCATTAATGTTATGAACACTGTAAGctttaaattgcaaaaatttTAGGTTATATCATCGGTTGCAATGCCTCTAACACTAGTTGCAAcctgttttatttttagggattaaTGTCATGAACACTAAGTTTAAAATTGCAGAATTTTTGGCTGTATTACCATTTTAAATGTCCCTAGGATTTATATCTTCTCCTAGCATTTAAATGTCGGCAAATGTTCACTGGTTGCTCTTTTAGCTATTTGATTGATCTGGGTATTGTTGAAAGAAGGAGGTGCTCTCACATGGTGAATTTGATGAATACTAGATGGCAACAGTATGGCCTTTTATATCTGGACTATGTTTCTGTGCAGTTGGTATCTAGAAAACTTGTCATCGAGTTAACCTCTCAGCGTTGAGATCTACTTTGAGGTGCCAATTGTCATTTTAAGCAATTTTGGCCATTAAGTTACTTTGTCTTGCAAATTCATGTTCTTTGGTTAGTTGTGTGATAACTGTTCATTTCCTAGTCTGTAGTTTCAAGTAAGTTGTGCATGTAAGTGAAGCAACTCCTtgcttcaaattttattgacatTCCACATGTTGGCTGGTCTCCCACCTAGAATGTTTCATCTCATTTCTCAGGGTGTGGTTTGAGTTTATTATGTTTAACAATTGCTGGATGTTCTGGAAGTGTGCTcctcttttgattattttgtgcTCATGGAAGGAAAGGAATGCTTAAAACTTTGAAAACTGCTTTCTATCCAAACCCACTGTTGTGGGATAGAATTTTTTGTACTCTTCTTTCAATGCGATGCTTCCCTGGATTATGCAGGAGTTTCTCTGTCTAACTGTTATTTTATCGGTGCCTCTTTCTGGGCTTTCATATTTAAGTCGTCTTCTTTATCTTGTGGGAGGATGGCCAATTCTCTGTTTATTGCTTCTTTTGTTTAATAGTTAAAATATAAGTTCTTCCATGAgattaaaaacttaataattGCTTTAATCAATGAAGTGGCAACAATGAAAGTATAGCCCCTGCTCTTCTGCCATATGAGGGGATATGATGGAGTGCTTCAATTCCGGTTGGAGCCTATCTGTCCCCTTTTATTGTCAATTATAAGGTgcataaaaatctcaattttgGCTTTGCAGAAACGACGTGAGGAAATGGAAAGGCTTGAAAAGGAGAGACAGGCAGAGATGAGGAGCTACAAGGGTTTGATGGTGGCAGAAAAGATGACATCTAATAAACAAATAGCATCTGAAAACAAGTCCTTGCAGGAGCTGGAAGATGACTTCATGTGAAACAACAGTATCTAAAGGTTCTGCCATACTGCTGCCCCTTAAAGAAGCGGGCTTGTCATTCAGTTTGTAACTTGAAGCATTTTATGAATAAACTTATAAATTTTGGGAAGGGAATGTTTAATGCTGAGCAGAGGGAGGAGTGTGGTGGGTTGAGGTTGATGGATGGGGAATTACCTGTCTGATGTAAGTTGTACTTCAATGATGATGACGAAGACAAACATGGTTGAGACTTAATTGTGGTTAATGTGTGATAGACATCATTTTTCACAGTTAATAGTTTTTAATCTTGCCGTTTAGTCTGTGCAACAAGgtttattgaattttgtttcttttaggtCACGCACACATGCATGCACGCTGATCTGAATATGTGGAATAAGTCTTGATCCTTTGAAGTTTCAGTATTCTGATTTTTAGCATTGCTTATCAAATTTCATGTCAATAAACTCTTCAAAGGATTTCAAGAAATGAACTGCGATTGGTTGTCACAATCTTAATCACCTGATTTGTTGGCAATTTCTTTCTACTGGTAGTTCCCTTCTCATGGTTGATTTGTTGGTTTTCAGGTCATCATCAAGCCTTcagatttttggtttttttcaggTCAGCCATTTGCTGACTGATTCACACAGAATGCTCCACGGTCTGATGTGGTGTATTCAGGTCATGGGCATATCCTTTTCCGTTTCACATATTGGAAAGTGGATATTGAATTAGATGGATTCTTTGTGACTTGCTTACCAGTGCATCTTAGAAAACTAATAACTATGAAGTTATGGAAAGTTTGACGAGCAAGAAAACGAGGGTTATCACGCCATATTTTTCAATTGCTAGACATGAGTAATCAATTCTTTTGGAAAATCTGTATGCATAGTTTCCTGTGATCTGGAGGGTTGTTTTATTGTCATGAGAGCTGACTATGTCTGCAGAGTTACCAGGTGCGTCATGGCTAACCCCATCCGTCCCCGTGAGAACTGCGTCTATCTCGAGATCCATGCAATTAGTGAAATGCAAAGCTTAGTTCATAAATTTTCAATACAGGCTTAAGCAATGAGATTCCTTCTATCTGTACCTTCAGTATCTTCAGAAGGAGAGCGCAGGTAGAAAAGGACACTTCCAGTTGCTGCTGTTTCGACTTCAAATTCAGACACAAGAAAGAAACCGTACACTCTGCAACCTGATCTGGATTTCCCTTGTGACAGGAGATGGAATTTTTGTAAGGGAAAGTACTAGACTGGTAAAATATTTATGTGTTGcaattgcttttttttcaaggaaaaaaacttaataattgAGGTTATAGTGTcgataaactaaataaattagttttatttgagatatattaaaaaataataataataataataataacaaacagaaaaatatatataaataaaacaattatgatAACATGAGAAGATTTCTTTCTTCCAAAAGCAAGAAAACAGTTTTTTATctaattgtgtttaataaatttatttattaaaatacgtgcataaaatttattgaaaaataaaataaatatttaatttatataaaatatatataaaaaattatagataaattatactaacctataataaaaaaaaaataattgctatttaaaaaaggctaaaaaagctaaaacaaatcataaagaagggatattaattaaagtataaatttaaaaattattttaaaaaatacatataacaaaaaggcattaataaaaaatgaaaactaaaaagaaaagaaccaaaattaaaattaaaataaaaacaatacaacATCAACTTTGATTGAAGAgtgaatttgaaaataaaaaatcacaagaataaaaatcaaattgaaaacgttaatatatgataaaaaaaaaattgaacatttataatttttttcaatgtgttttttttacataaataaattacaaactaTTGTGcaagtaaatgaaaaaacagtaattaatgataaattaagagataattgaaaaaattaagagataaatgtagattaaaatatttaaatagtgATCATATACTTGGTTGtattcaatgaatttttttattaaaatcaattcgTAATAGAAGTTGACACACatgaaatttattgaataaaataaaataataaacaatactATGCAATATTGCacatactaaaaatattataaaaaacaaatatttaatctatatagaatatattattaaaaaaaatattgatgaattaTACTAACTTCCTAAGAAATTAAACATGtctgatataattaaaaaatagccactatttaaaaaatgctaaaaaagccaaaaaaaaaccacaaagaaGGGATATTAactaaaacataaatcaaaaattatttttctaaaataaaaaagtactaattaaaaaagtcaaaaattaaaaaacaaaaaaaatgaggtCAGGCGTTATTGGGTTTAATAAGCCAGGACAAATGCCTAACCCTTCAAGAAAAGGCATGTGTAgtggcttttatttttttcttaattcaatgAGGTGGACGACATGTCATCTAtttcaattgtaaaaaaaaaaaaaaaaaacatcacattgTCTGGAACTCTCAAAATCTAACCACTAATTTGGCTGGAAAAACAGggtttatagttttttcacCGCAAAACccattttaaacttatttctaACCCAAAACACATAAGATACATCCTAGGAGCCTTATTAAACCAATTCATAGCCTCCAAAAGTGCAAACAAAGCCTAAAACTCATAATTAAACCGAAACTAAAAATCTTTCTAAGTTCATATGTGTTTTTCTAGTcgtttttaaggttaaaaaaacacataattttaacttttcctttatcatatgaaaccatttgacataaaaatcaacTATTTTGGTGTTTAAATTCATTGTTGACAATAACTTTCTCTTTCCAAGATGAAATAATAGGAACCAGTCacctaataactaaaaaagatagggaataaaaataaattttccaaaaaaatttcaaagttgtCACTTATGTTGTGTTTTTCACTTCGGTcctctttctttcaatttaatcgtttctttaaaaaaaacatgcaattggGTTCAAAACTAGGCTAAAAATAGGCTAatcatgcaaaaaataaaataaaattgagaatcaaaataaaaattttgaaaataatatattattataatccaCAGTAAATCATGAGAAGAAGAACAATTAAAACACTACAATATTTTTCGCTATATGCTTTAGCTCTTGTCAATGCACATGACATAACACATTCCCAAAATGGATCCTCTTAGATATAAATTAAGAGTATTGGAAACGTCGATATCATGTATCGGTAGATTGCAATATAATATTTTGGGCCCTGTTTGTTTActagaaagtaattttttttggaaatgatttatttgaaaagtggattcctggaaagtgaattattttctgatgtttggtagtgtcatgaaaaataagttggaaaacattttccagtatttagtcatatcatgaaaaatgagctgaaaaataacttattattaattt
The Populus nigra chromosome 3, ddPopNigr1.1, whole genome shotgun sequence genome window above contains:
- the LOC133690144 gene encoding uncharacterized protein LOC133690144, whose product is MVFYFKARPDAGDYTIFMGLDKHENEELIKYGFPEDIWFHVDKMSSAHVYLRLHKGQTIDGISEGVLEDCVQLVKANSIQGNKVNNIDVVYTPWANLKKTASMDVGQVGFHNSKMVRTVRVEKRINEIVNRLNKTKVERKPDLKAEREAVNAAERAERKLHLRDKKRREEMERLEKERQAEMRSYKGLMVAEKMTSNKQIASENKSLQELEDDFM